Genomic window (Methanothrix sp.):
CGTGCAGAGCATACCGCTCGATCGCATAACCGATATCGAATACGTCAACGAGTTCCACACCAACACCATCAAGATCCGGGTCGGTGAGCTGTCAGAGAACCTGGTATTCTACGATGAGCTCGAGGGTATACGCTTCTATCAGTACATGAAGTTCAAGAGATGGAAGGATACGTTTACGTCATCTCCCACTGCCTCCTGAACCCACTCGTCAGGGTCAGGGGGCTCGGGCAGCCTGAGCTCTGTCACAGAGGCCCACTGATACAGCTTCCCTGCCCTGAGGTGATCTACATGGGTCTGGACAGATGGGCTGTGACGAGGAACCAGCTTGATGTGCCAGAGTACAGGCGATTCTGCAGGGAGCTGATGTTATCCTCGCTGGATGCAATGGAGATGCTCTCCAGAAGCTACAGAATAGCGGTCGTGGGTGTTGCAGGAAGCCCGAGCTGCGGCGTGTTCACCACAACCACAGGCTACACGGGAGGAAGGGTGCAGGAGTCTGAGCACGAGGAGATCCAGGGGATGGGAATCTTCATGGATGAGCTGCGGCGTGCAATGGCTGAACGCGGGATCGATGCTGAGTGGCACGAGGCGCGGAGCCGCAGGGATGGAGAGGATATAAAAAACAACAAAAGGGGAACATCCATGTGATTCCTGAAATGAACAGAGATTTCATCAGGCAACGACAGGATTCCTGGAATGCAGATCTGAGGATATCCCCCGAATGATTTCATAAAATCTGAACGTCAATCCATAATGAAATCCCAGAGTTGTTTTGGTGTGCGGCATGCATCTAATCGATAAATCATGTGCTGCAGCAATGGTTATTGTATTATCGCTGATCATCTCTGGCTGCATCGAGCAGCCCCGCGGGGATATCGGAGGCGATAAGCTTCTTGTGGTCGCCACGATACAGCCGCTGGGCGAGTTTGTCAGGGCAGTCGGAGGGGATCGAGTTGATGTGATTGTGCTGCTCCCGCCCGGGGCTGAACCGCACACATTCGAGCCCACACCTACGCAGATGAAGCGTATTGAGAGCGCGGATCTCTATGTGAGGAACGGCGCAGGTCTGGAGCTGTGGCTGGATAGGTTCTCACCAGAGGGATTGAAGGTTGTGGACAGCTCTGAGGGCGTCGATCTGATATATCTGAACGATACCCCCGATCCCCATATCTGGCTCTCGCCCCGGTCTGCTGAGATCCAGGTTGAGAACATCTGTCGTGCCCTGATCGAGGTGGATCCCGAGGGCAGGGAGTTCTACGAGAATAACAGAGATGCGTACATAAAGGAGCTCAGAGGCCTTGATGAATATCTCAGGAGCAGGCTGGCCGGCGCAGAGGGCCGCATCTTTGTCGTGGATCATCCAGCATGGAGCTACCTTGCAAGAGATTACGGTCTGGTGCAGGTTGCGATAGAAGAGGGGGAGAGGGAGCCCGGACCGAGGCGCATCGGCTACATAGTAAAAACCGTGAAGGATAACAGCATAAAG
Coding sequences:
- a CDS encoding 2-thiouracil desulfurase family protein, which translates into the protein MEGYVYVISHCLLNPLVRVRGLGQPELCHRGPLIQLPCPEVIYMGLDRWAVTRNQLDVPEYRRFCRELMLSSLDAMEMLSRSYRIAVVGVAGSPSCGVFTTTTGYTGGRVQESEHEEIQGMGIFMDELRRAMAERGIDAEWHEARSRRDGEDIKNNKRGTSM
- a CDS encoding metal ABC transporter substrate-binding protein; the encoded protein is MHLIDKSCAAAMVIVLSLIISGCIEQPRGDIGGDKLLVVATIQPLGEFVRAVGGDRVDVIVLLPPGAEPHTFEPTPTQMKRIESADLYVRNGAGLELWLDRFSPEGLKVVDSSEGVDLIYLNDTPDPHIWLSPRSAEIQVENICRALIEVDPEGREFYENNRDAYIKELRGLDEYLRSRLAGAEGRIFVVDHPAWSYLARDYGLVQVAIEEGEREPGPRRIGYIVKTVKDNSIKAILVEPEFNPKMAEVIASEAGCEVVEIDPLAGDYINNMRAVGDLIAESIGA